One window of Vespa velutina chromosome 2, iVesVel2.1, whole genome shotgun sequence genomic DNA carries:
- the LOC124947187 gene encoding N-alpha-acetyltransferase 11 — translation MSINIRCANTDDLLNIQHCNLQCLPENYQMKYYLYHALSWPQLSYVAEDEKGRIVGYVLAKMEEDCEDNPHGHITSLAVKRSHRRLGIAQKLMNQASRAMVECFGANYVSLHVRRSNRAALNLYISSLNFEISEVEPKYYADGEDAYAMKRDLKFFHLEKEEVFKDAYTDIHSGRCCDHS, via the coding sequence ATGTCTATAAATATACGCTGTGCAAACACGGATGATTTATTGAACATACAACATTGCAATTTGCAATGTTTACCtgaaaattatcaaatgaaatattacctATATCATGCTTTATCTTGGCCACAATTAAGTTACGTAgcagaagatgaaaaaggaaggatagTGGGATATGTTCTGGCCAAGATGGAAGAAGATTGTGAAGATAATCCACATGGACACATAACCAGTTTAGCTGTGAAACGATCTCACAGAAGGCTTGGTATTGCACAAAAACTTATGAATCAAGCTTCCAGAGCAATGGTGGAGTGCTTTGGTGCAAATTATGTTTCATTACATGTACGTAGAAGCAATCGAGCGGCTTTAAATCTTTACATAAGCAGTTTAAATTTTGAGATCTCCGAAGTCGAGCCGAAATATTATGCGGATGGTGAAGATGCATATGCCATGAAGCGTGatcttaaattttttcatttggaaaaagaagaagtatttAAAGATGCTTATACGGACATTCATTCAGGGAGATGCTGCGATCATTCATAG
- the LOC124947226 gene encoding uncharacterized protein LOC124947226 has product MLLGYCVMVKLCCYKWIWIPFIVISVLTIVESKKRQKRAFNLLHHYQQHLISNENQNDLTSNSILYGKKLSSNVNATEETMTTLMTSFFDIRQSVKEKTLLDLEKPKLFDDIDKHSDLEESSNDTHIRVKRTDLKFVKSDKNQPLIRLKSNYFVDLADSFPRKSSNAEYRSLRKRYIKLSKSSNDYYNTSNYRNVSSNSNGTFFNSQVTETNRYLDNYITDSMASKIHCNDVEKKVGTIFNLEANISQTLKPNDSMLKNIGVYKKRSKKKRKSNKNKIRRVLHGKKRKLGKHVGRTDKRKGISSKANGKRISNSLKTTSLSKGKQQKIHAIRNLDLPKIVDDYQVESKIKKKDSIDDGSEIDIVRRRKISDERSSREGENERTEETLIEEKIDVSSVNDNVRDKRSLNKSKGIVFEERDISLRTRLKRNENDNLTIPKYPNVLESTSSSLSMLSETNQSLFEKPRGDRAVKSIEEIKELAEKLVTKVNELQSYLSYENERENKGEKIMKMKKKKLESREIEVPHNNGTIEEEVVLETPKLVDECVRIGDLSSALKTLDDRNASFDKVTKKEESGTERINLLNDRTDSLTKRMIRKNRIKRKSRRKWGRWTGWSSCSVSCGKGRQIRWRHCLRDCSTVETEMEEKACQMPACPPGKFLGIF; this is encoded by the exons ATGTTATTAGGCTACTGTGTTATGGTGAAATTGTGTTGTTACAAATGGATCTGGATTCCGTTTATCGTAATTTCAGTACTTACGATAGTGGAAAGTAAAAAACGTCAAAAGAGAGCTTTCAATTTATTACATCATTATCAGCAGCATCTCATTTCGAACGAAAATCAGAACGATTTAACATCGAATTCTATTTTGTACGGTAAGAAGTTATCCTCAAACGTGAATGCTACCGAAGAGACGATGACTACTTTGATGACTTCGTTTTTCGATATAAGACAATCTGTTAAAGAGAAGACATTATTAGATCTTGAAAAACCTAAGCTTTTCGACGACATCGATAAGCATTCGGATTTGGAGGAATCGTCGAACGACACGCACATTCGAGTAAAAAGAACCGATTTAAAGTTTGTCAAGTCGGACAAAAATCAGCCATTGATACGtttgaaaagtaattatttcgtAGATCTAGCCGATTCTTTTCCACGAAAATCTTCAAATGCAGAATATCGATCATTGAGAAAAAGGTACattaaattatcgaaaagTTCTAATGATTATTACAATACTTCCAATTATCGAAACGTATCTTCTAATTCTAATGGAACATTTTTCAATTCGCAAGTTACTGAAACAAATCGTTACCTCGACAATTATATTACCGATTCGATGGCATCAAAAATTCATTGTAAcgacgttgaaaaaaaagtcggaacaatttttaatctcGAAGCTAATATTTCGCAAACTTTGAAGCCAAACGAttcaatgttaaaaaatattggagtttataaaaagagatctaaaaagaaaagaaagtctaACAAAAATAAGATACGTAGAGTTCTTCacgggaaaaaaagaaaattagggAAACACGTTGGTAGGACAGATAAGAGGAAAGGTATTTCCTCTAAAGCAAACGGCAAACGTATCTCGAACTCATTAAAAACAACGTCCCTTTCGAAAGGCAAGCAACAAAAGATTCACGCGATTAGAAATTTAGATTTACCTAAAATTGTCGACGATTATCAAGTcgaatctaaaataaaaaaaaaggattctaTTGACGATGGTTCGGAAATTGATATagttcgaagaagaaagatatctGATGAAAGATCCTCTCGCGAGGgtgagaacgaacgaactgaAGAAACATTGATAGAGGAAAAGATAGACGTATCATCTGTGAACGATAATGTGCGAGATAAAAGAAgcttaaataaaagtaaagggATTGTATTTGAGGAAAGAGATATATCATTAAGGactcgattaaaaagaaatgaaaatgacaaTTTAACGATACCGAAATACCCAAATGTTCTTGAATCAACGTCGTCATCTTTGTCAATGTTATCAGAAACTAATCAGTCACTGTTTGAAAAACCACGTGGCGATAGAGCAGTGAAATCCATCGAGGAGATCAAAGAACTCGCGGAGAAGCTGGTTACCAAA GTGAACGAGTTACAAAGTTATCTGAGCtatgaaaacgaaagagaaaataaaggagagaagattatgaagatgaagaagaagaagctggAATCACGTGAGATCGAAGTTCCTCATAATAATGGCACTATCGAGGAAGAGGTTGTTTTGGAAACACCAAAATTAGTGGATGAATGCGTACGAATAGGTGATCTTAGTTCGGCCTTGAAAACTCTAGATGATAGAAACGCTAGTTTCGATAAGGTtacgaaaaaggaagaatcaGGAACTGAAaggattaatttattaaacgatcgaACGGATTCGTTGACGAAGAGAATGATTCgtaaaaatcgaattaaacgaaaatCGCGTCGTAAATGGGGCAGATGGACGGGTTGGAGCAGTTGTAGCGTCAGTTGCGGTAAAGGTCGACAGATCAGATGGAGACATTGTTTACGCGATTGTAGTACAGTTGAAActgaaatggaagaaaaggcATGCCAAATGCCGGCCTGTCCACCTGGAAAATTTCTCGggatattttag
- the LOC124947184 gene encoding breast cancer anti-estrogen resistance protein 1, whose product MLPQTPDIIPTTLNQQKCVKARALYDNIAEAPDELAFRKGDVLTVLEQNTAGLEGWWLCVLRGRQGICPGNRLRILAGQYDTGGCLIGSRADLNISEDGLQRHGKRRSWHVQPNRVVTPQKCGDVYLYDLPASRGSPAPPSRHDSPLNSNNEHLHNTGRYMTSARSSVDNGGDVTDCYDVPPRAIPVIPSPASSPSPAPSCYDIPRPPTSCTPNSNCSGGSGITPLDCYDVPRPLQPLTPSSSASSLTNDGSLSGSNRSSLAAPDYDVPRPRLPASSLPSRHNTPVPKTPTPPPPPMQTQQIYDVPMNKELPLELDAALEGLQRLQNEASAAIARLLGFVSPGWRTPQRLDATLMDLRLAALRLRTSLHDLAEFAEGTLGNAAKAPDKGLATKLRPLVKALRDSDKLVQEAATELDTMEWDAGKLCRGGGDTPTPTNGPPPSLLPTVQPDPLDQLIACARALTEDVRQVASFIQGNSTLLFKRSSIISTGSSNNSGAGEDYDYVNLDSREIVAKQREELRASLPQELRSSYDLLVSEADNAAIQMPPTTPTPMDPNDKQLLAFYAAQVITHGAHLTHAIDAFLQTVEHNQPPKVFLAHGKFVVLSAHRLVHIGDTVHRNVTRNDVRTRVLQCANALNEALAQTVSKTKQAAQFFPSVTAVQEMVDSVVDVSHLAKDLKVAMIHAAQQP is encoded by the exons CAAAAATGCGTGAAAGCGCGAGCGTTGTACGACAACATAGCCGAAGCGCCAGACGAGTTGGCTTTTCGAAAAGGTGATGTTCTGACCGTACTGGAACAGAATACGGCGGGTCTTGAAGGCTGGTGGTTGTGCGTCCTGCGAGGTAGACAG GGAATCTGTCCAGGAAATCGATTAAGAATTTTGGCTGGACAATATGATACTGGAGGTTGTTTGATCGGTAGCAGAGCTGATTTGAATATTTCGGAAGATGGTCTACAGAGGCACGGAAAACGCCGCAGTTGGCACGTACAACCAAATAgg gTCGTGACACCACAAAAGTGCGGCGACGTGTACCTGTACGATTTACCAGCGAGTCGCGGAAGTCCTGCACCACCCTCCAGACACGATTCACCCCTCAATTCGAACAACGAACATTTGCACAATACAG GACGATACATGACAAGCGCCAGAAGCTCCGTCGACAACGGTGGCGATGTGACCGACTGTTACGACGTTCCACCACGAGCAATTCCTGTGATTCCATCCCCTGCAAGTAGTCCGAGTCCTGCCCCATCTTGCTACGATATACCAAGGCCACCGACGTCCTGTACTCCAAACTCGAATTGTTCTGGTGGCTCTGGCATCACGCCTTTAGATTGTTACGATGTACCACGGCCGTTACAACCATTGACACCAAGTAGTTCAGCTTCCAGTCTGACCAACGATGGGTCGCTCAGTGGATCTAATAG ATCGAGCCTCGCCGCTCCAGATTACGACGTGCCACGGCCACGTCTTCCAGCATCATCGTTACCATCACGACACAATACACCTGTCCCTAAAACGCCAACTCCACCGCCACCTCCTATGCAAACGCAGCAAATTTACGACGTACCGATGAACAAGGAACTTCCATTGGAATTGGATGCCGCGTTGGAAGGTCTTCAGAGGTTGCAGAATGAAGCTTCAGCAGCGATAGCCAGGTTATTGGGTTTTGTTAGTCCTGGTTGGAGAACGCCTCAACGATTGGACGCTACATTAATGGATTTAAGGCTCGCAGCATTGAGATTGAGAACGTCATTACACGATCTCGCTGAATTTGCCGAAG GTACGCTCGGTAACGCGGCCAAAGCGCCAGACAAGGGTCTTGCAACGAAATTACGGCCTCTGGTTAAGGCACTTCGTGACTCCGACAAGCTCGTGCAGGAAGCCGCCACCGAGTTGGACACGATGGAATGGGACGCGGGTAAACTCTGTCGCGGTGGTGGCGACACGCCGACACCTACGAATGGGCCACCACCTTCCCTTCTGCCGACGGTTCAACCGGATCCACTCGATCAGCTGATCGCGTGCGCTCGAGCACTCACGGAAGACGTTCGTCAGGTCGCCAGTTTCATTCAG ggAAATTCCACGTTGTTATTCAAACGATCATCCATCATCTCAACgggcagcagcaacaacagcggCGCTGGGGAAGACTACGATTACGTTAATCTCGACTCACGAGAGATCGTGGCGAAGCAACGAGAAGAACTGAGAGCATCTTTACCTCAAGAACTCCGTAGCAGTTACGATCTACTAGTGTCCGAGGCGGACAATGCGGCCATTCAAATGCCACCCACGACACCAACGCCCATGGATCCCAACGACAAACAATTGTTGGCTTTTTACGCGGCTCAAGTGATCACACACGGTGCACACCTAACTCATGCCATTGACGCCTTCTTGCAAACGGTTGAGCATAATCAGCCACCCAAG GTCTTTCTGGCACACGGCAAATTCGTCGTCCTTAGCGCCCATCGACTCGTTCACATAGGTGACACCGTGCATAGGAATGTGACAAGAAACGACGTGAGAACGCGAGTTCTTCAATGTGCGAATGCCCTGAACGAGGCACTCGCACAGACAGTCTCGAAGACGAAACAGGCAGCACAATTCTTTCCTAGCGTGACTGCGGTACAAGAGATGGTCGATAGCGTCGTTGACGTTTCTCACTTGGCCAAAGATCTCAAAGTCGCCATGATACATGCTGCGCAGCAAccatga